TCATTTCAGCCACCTGGAGCTGTGCATGGAATACAAGGGACCTGCAGATTTTAGAGAAGTCAAGGTGAAATGAGGTGGGATCCTTGGGCCAggatggggcaggcagggacGGGCAGGGACAAGCACCCGCCTGCAcccaggcagctgagcagcaacAAGGGGGCTGGGCAGGTCTCAAAGCCATGGGAACAGTTGACACAGGCAGGGACAAAAACGATCCCCAAAGCAGATAACTGAGCAGACAGATGATCTCCATGTTGAAAGAGCATCCCACCGTGGCGTGCCTGGCTGGAAACAGCGTACCCAGGAATGCAGGGGGGCTGGTAGAGCTGTGGGGAGGATGCACAGGACATGGCTTGTCCTGACAGCATCCCTGAGGGACCAGGAGGATGACCTGGAATGACACCATGCAGCACCTATGACTTTTTTATTAGGGACCCAGAATATCCAACTCTTCTTGAAACaaaggagggatggagcagcctggaaggaGCTCAGATATGATACCTGGGAAGCTGCATTAGACATAGAAAGGGTGAAACTGGGAGGAGAGAACTTGGGTATCATTGGGGTCCTTAGAAGCTTTTTTGAGAGTCACTGATGGAACTCTGCATCCAAAAATGTGCTTAgggaaagacaaaagcaaaacaaccaAGCTGAGCTTTAGCAGCCAGCTTGAGGCTGTGCAGCCTGAGGTACCTGAACACAtctcctgccagcaggaaaaCCCCTGCTGGcatctgcaggaagagctgttctgcagggaaaggggaagcaGCAAATGCAGAACTGTTGTGGTGCTGGGGGCTTCGGGAGCCCCACACCCATGACATTCCCAGCACCTCAGcacctcctggctctgctgagggggTGACATTGCAGCTGGGtgagccccattcccagcagtgggatgggTGCCAGCGCTGGCTGGCGCTGGAGCAGTGAGGCGTGCAGGCATGCCAGGGTtacacagcccaggcaggagggacaaCAGAGTCCTGAGCTGACTCTGTGGGGTCACCAGCTGTGCAGGGGTCCTGCTGGTCCcctgctgaggaagaggagcactGTGAGTGCTGGTGCCTGCTGCAGGTTTGGACACTCACACACCAGTGAGCTTCCAGCCTGGAGCCCATGGATCAatgctggctctgcacaggccACTGTGCCTGGTCCATGAGAAaggtgggaatggggtggggCCTCAGCCTTTCTGGAGACCCCTCCACTGTCCTGCAAGCTGGCTGAGTAGGAGGGGAACTACTGGATGGCACCTGACCCGCTCTTTGCCCACCTCTCTCCCCAGCTGGGTGGCCTACGAGCAGGCCAACATGCGTGGGGAGatgttcatcctggagaagggcGAGTACCCTCGCTGGGACACCTGGTCCAGCAGCTACCGGAGCGACTGCTTCATGTCCATGCGTCCCATCAAAATGGtgagtgctggggagcagagagccTGGTGGGgtctgcccagggctgtgtgctcgATGCCTCACTGCAGCAAAGCTCCAGGGCTTTGGCCacactgcccagcaccctcCCTCTGTCTTCCCCAGGAGGCTGAGGACCACAAAATCTCCCTCTACGAGTCTGCTGACTTCAAGGGCAATAAGATGGAAATCCAGGAGGACGACGTGCCCAGCCTCTGGGCTTATGGCTTCTGCGACCGCGTGGGCAGCGTGCAGGTGCCCAGTGGAACGTAAGCTGGGCTGCACTGGCAGCTGCCTCGTGCCAGGCTCCCTGTCCTCCCTaaccagctgctgtgggctctCAGGCAGCTAGAAAATGCTGCATGGCTGATCTTGGTGGCACGGCTGTTTCTGGTGGCACGGCTGTTTCTGGTGGCATGGTGTTTTCGGTTGGCGTGGCTGTTTTGGGTGGTGTGGCTGATTGTAGTGGTGTGGCCCATCCCCCAGAGGTTGGtggccagcacagggaggcCCCACCAGTCCCCCCGAGCACCCACCAGCcatgtggctgctgcctggagaggcCAACCCCGCTCAGGTGCCCTGTATTTGCTTTTCCCACAGTTGGGTCGGGTACCAGTACCCTGGCTACAGAGGCTACCAGTACCTCTTTGAGACCGGAGACTTCCGACACTGGAATGAGTGGTCTGCCTTCCAGCCCCAGATCCAGTCCATCCGCCGCATCCGGGACATGCAGTGGGACCAGAAGGGCACCTTTGTCACCCCCGACGCGCCCTCTGACTGAGCGTGCTGCCTGCTAGCTACGAGTCCCGGGCCCCGTGGGGCACCCCCGCCTCCCCTCGCGCTCGCCTGCCCAGCACTTTCCTTGTACATTGCACATTCCCTGGATGTACTCTACCTTGTgaggcaaattaaaaaaaaaccagaagattAGAACTGCTCGGGGGTCCGTGGTGCATGAACGCGGCTCCGCTTGTCCGGGATGTGCCAGCCTTGCACTGGAGCCGGGTGGGATACGGGGGAGGGGGGTTTTGCCAGGGAAATGTCTCATGCAGAAACTCCCCGCGTTGGGGTTGGGACACAGGAGACCCTCGGTGTGGGGGAAGGGGGTGGCAAAGGCTCTGCAGCCCAACCCCATCAGCCTCCATGGGGACCCTCTCAGCTGGGGGACTCGGGGTGCCCCGGGAGCTGCGGAATCTGGGTGGGCTCTTGGCTCTGTCCACGGAATCCAGGACGGGCTCCTGGCTCCGTCCACGCCTGGGGGACCGGGGGGATGCGAGGGGTCCTGGGTCCCTGCCCGTGGGATCCACCTGGGCGCTAATTAACAGCCGATATTGCAGTCAATCGAAGACCGATTCACTTtcaaggaggttttttttttttcccccatcgGACGCTGTTCCTCCTCACCGGGCACTTCTTTGCCGCCTCATTCCCCCTTCCCATCCTGTTGCCCCCCAGTCGGGCACCTCGGGTGGCATTTCCTTGCGCTCCCACGCCGCTAATTAGCGACGGCGGTGATTAATTACAGCGATAGCAGTGACGGCAGGGCgctgcacacaggcagcacCGGGACAGGGGCGGGGACCGGGGATAACGGTGAGGCCGCGGCAGCGCGGTGCGGAGCGCTCCCGGCAACTGGCGGGGGCGGCTGCGGAGCCACGGCCGGTACCGGCAAGGGCAACAGGGCATGGGGGGGCGGCAGGcagggggacaggcagggggACGGGTTGAGGCTCGGTCCCGGGCTCGGTCCCCCGGTGCCGCCCGCTGCCCGGCGCGCGCGGCGCACGCGCGGAGCGGCGGGCGGGGATCCCGGCCCCGTGTGCGCGTGACGTCGCCGCGTCTCGCGCCGCTCCGGGCCGGTGGCGGCCCCGGTGAGTgcggggggcaccgggggcagcggggggagcgacccggcccggcccggcccgggaACCGCGTGTGCCTCTGCCGTTTGTCCCCCCAGCCGCGGCGGCTGGCAGGTGACAGCGGCCGGGCTGCGCGGCGGGCGGTGCCTGGCACCGGCGGGCGCCGCCTGGTAGCGGCTCGGGGCTCGGTGGGTGGCGCGGGCGAAGCGAACGGGGCGCGGAGCGGCGGGGGATGCTCGGTGCGCAGTGCGGGGGGTGCGCGGTGCGCGGTGCTGGGGACACCGGGTGGTGATGCGTGATCGGAGCGGGGCAGGGTGTTCGGTGCTGGGGACACGGAGCGGTGCTCGGTGTGCGGTACTGGGGACACGGAGCGGTGCTCGGTGCTGGGTGTTCGGTGCAGAGTGCTCAGAGTACTGCTGGGTGCACAGTACAGGATGCTCGGTGCGGGGTGCTCAGCGCAGGATGCTCAGTTCAGAGCGTGGTGCTGGGTGCAGGGTGCTCAGTGCAGTGCAGGGTGTGCTGAGGTGCCTACAGGGTGCTCAGTGCACAGAACACAGTGCAGGATACACGGCAGGTGGGACAAGGTGCTCAGTGCAGGATTCTCCTCGTACGTTTGTCCTCCCATTCTGCTCTTTGGCAGACAgtgccctctcctccctcccgTAGCTCCCCTCTGGCAGCCCAGCACCAAGCCGTGCCCCCATAACCTGAGCACTGCCATACACAGAGGCACCcatgggctggggctgtccgTCTGTCCAGGTGtccagagctcagccagggTTGGGACTGCCCTTCTATACCAGGATGAGCGTGGTGGCCTAGGCAGAGTGGCTGCCCAGTGGGAGGCTGCACCTGCAGGTCTTGGGCAGCATCAGCCTCTGCTGAGGCTTGAGAGGTGTTGGCAGCACCGAggttggggtggctgtgggatgtgggTCCCTTGGCAGGGGGTGCAGATGggctcctgagcagctgtgtTGTCACCTTGCAGCCCACACAAAGCACTGGCACTCTCTTGGCAGTGCCCATCTGTTACTGTGCCCTATGTGGCAGGGATGTGACATCCACGCTTTGTCCAGCTCAAGTTCTTGGGACTCATGGCTGGAGTTGCTGGCACTGGGGCCAGCAAGCATGAGCtgagctgccctcctgggcaggcaggggatggTTTGCATCACAGAGGCCTttgctctgtccctctctgtgtttgtttgcaTGCTCAGGCTCTGTCCAAAAGTCATCTCACAGCTTGAAACCCCTTCAGACAcctcccctgtgccaggccccgCCGGCTGCTTGGACTCTGTTTCAGGAGCGGAGTCCCCCCTCAGCACAGCCGTGCTGCTCCCTTCTGCTCAGGCACCGAGCAATGGTGAGTGGGGAGATCCCAAAGATTGGTGCCAACAGGTTTCCAGATTTGCTGTGTGTTctgtggggatgctgcaggctgCTTGTGGGGAGCTGTCAAGTGCCAACGCGGGCACCTGCCAGCGGGGTTTGCCATCACATGCAGGTGGCAGCTGGtgccctgaggctgctgcatGTGGCACCACAGGAGcggctctgctgcagagcctgaggGGAGCCCAGGGGTCTGTGTGGAGTCACACAAGGGAGGCAGCCTGGAATTTGggggacagcagctgaactGGGCACTGTGTGAGTCCTCCCGAGCAtcacccacagcagctggcatTGGGGGGCTTCACTGTGGGGGGATGTGGCAGGTTGAGACCTGGGCTCTCTGTAGGACACTGGTGGGCTCACCAGCATGGTCAGGCTCATGCCATGGCTATCCTCTGCCTGTAGGCTTTACAAGCAGTATTAGTAATTTCTGTCGCTATTTTAAGGAGATTTTTCCGAAGGCAGTTTGCATTCCGGGTACGCTCAGCCTTTGGGGATGTGTGGGATGGCAGGAGCGCTGTTAAAATGCGGGGACTGTCAAGAAGATTtttggagagagaaaacaaacccccaGCAGGTGGTTTTATTTGGCACCGTGCAGATGTGCCTTGTGATGAATTTGTGATGCCTTGAGGAACCTCAGCCTCACGCCTCGGCCCAGCACGTTTCCTTCCAGATTCCACAGGCAGCGGGCACACAGAACCCTGGAGAAGCTTGCCCTGGTGTTGGCTGCCCGCTTTGGTTCACTCTGTTTTCCAAGCCCTGTCTGCCTccagaattcctgcaggaattctcTCAAAGATTTCCCCTCTCAAGGTGAATGATGCCTTTTTGCCCCCCTTTTGGTCCCCAGTCCGTGCTGTGGTGCCTCACAGTGTGACTGCAGGCAAGGGGGTGGCCCTGCCACAGGAGCCCCTTGTCCCCTCCCAGGGACATCAAACAAGAGCAGCAGCGGGGGTTGCTCAACACGCAGTGCTCGGAAGTGAAGcaagcagctgcttcccactGTGCATTCCCAGGCAGTGACCCCAGAGTGAGACTGAGGGCTCTGAAGGGGCTGAAGCATGCAGGTGCTTCTCCACTGAGGAATGGCCATGAGCATGTTGGCTCCAgagccacaggctgcagtgctggggcaggggaagctTTTCCAGCACTTCTGTTCCTGCTTGGTGCTGGGAGGGATCCTGTGGTGCAAGCAGCTGTtgctggctgtggctgagcttCAAGGGGAGTGGGATAAGAGCCAGCCCCCCTCGggcagctgtgctcagagctggctgtgagCCAGCGTGGccaggtggcactcagggcaTGGGCACAGGCCTTGGTGGCCCAGCGTTTGCAGATGCaagtggcagcagaggaggagcagggctccagctgggctggtgcAGACAGGAAGGAGCTCGGATGTGCTGTGCAGGGTGCTTTGGCTGATGAGGCAGCAGCGGCGCAGGCTCGGAAGGACCCAGTTCTGTTTCTTCCATCGGTGGTTTCACAAGGGCTTCACCCGTGCCAGGGCCTGGGAGTGGTCAGTGCCCATCCTCggtggggctgggagtgggagGCCACAAACACACATTGCTGAAGTGGGTGCTGG
This Serinus canaria isolate serCan28SL12 chromosome 15, serCan2020, whole genome shotgun sequence DNA region includes the following protein-coding sequences:
- the CRYBB1 gene encoding beta-crystallin B1, producing MSETTKPAAPGQAADDKEKAAPAPTPSLDPAPVANSKGEEPSPEAFRPALPVHACPHPTLSLHPQIVVFDQENFQGRQMEFTAECLNLADRGFDRVRSVIVTSGPWVAYEQANMRGEMFILEKGEYPRWDTWSSSYRSDCFMSMRPIKMEAEDHKISLYESADFKGNKMEIQEDDVPSLWAYGFCDRVGSVQVPSGTWVGYQYPGYRGYQYLFETGDFRHWNEWSAFQPQIQSIRRIRDMQWDQKGTFVTPDAPSD